The proteins below are encoded in one region of Lactuca sativa cultivar Salinas chromosome 3, Lsat_Salinas_v11, whole genome shotgun sequence:
- the LOC111897438 gene encoding uncharacterized protein LOC111897438, giving the protein MEIGNKVYLNNIDQIDEKSHIKVRVLKIWNFVRNNKVCSIEMIIMDEEVCCAQYQARVFNQNFSRFRHLLKEDESYIVIKPNMAAVTNGFSYTDVIGHIVSFRPLETSNPVPSKHYIKLTLSNLDQAYQISEYLKNNPTVNFVVIVMQFLKLNIWNGLGEAKSHFEVTKLFINSDIYEINEFKNKLKCHDNFGITEKSITTLQSYSSSYTDDFKGNFQLKTVCEITEPIKEMKFLLVASIVNIRQNLPWYYEACKKCGKKIIPVPKANHSYTNPEGISKTMVVECTNAQCKKSEFQYIIPINVQDCTGTIGLTLFDREARRLLNISAYELKKIHDAARDSDALFPMQLNVLKNRKFGFVVDITEYNVNNYNNIYTVLRVTEDMSIVFELESKIELMSIQSVSLNQVALESDDVVQPIQKDVISQTDESFTPSTVDKSTATSPSKISGDLKHNLQEIYDVDFGDDLSSTKAKRKSTAEETPLLIPKMEK; this is encoded by the exons ATGGAAATAGGAAATAAGGTTTACCTAAATAACATTGACCAGATAGATGAAAAATCGCATATCAAGGTTCGGGTGCTTAAAATTTGGAACTTTGTCAGAAATAATAAAGTTTGTTCGATTGAAATGATCATCATGGACGAGGAGGTTTGTt gtGCACAATACCAAGCTCGTGTCTTCAATCAGAATTTCTCCAGATTTCGTCATCTTTTAAAGGAAGATGAAAGTTATATAGTTATAAAACCCAATATGGCTGCTGTTACTAATGGTTTTAGTTATACAG ATGTTATTGGACATATCGTGTCATTTAGGCCTCTTGAAACTTCAAATCCAGTACCATCCAAGCATTATATAAAACTCACTCTTAGCAACCTAGA TCAAGCATATCAAATTTCAGAATACCTAAAAAATAACCCGACGGTTAATTTTGTTGTTATCGTGATGCAGTTTTTGAAGCTAAACATTTGGAATG GTCTTGGTGAAGCTAAAAGTCATTTTGAAGTAACGAAATTGTTCATAAATTCTGACATTTATGAAATAAATGAGTTTAAAAATAA GTTGAAATGTCATGACAATTTCGGTATAACTGAAAAAAGCATAACTACACTTCAAAGCTACTCTTCTTCATATACAGATGACTTTAAGGGCAATTTTCAATTAAAAACAGTCTGTGAGATCACCGAACCAATTAAG GAAATGAAGTTTTTATTAGTTGCTTCCATTGTTAATATAAGGCAGAATCTACCATGGTATTATGAAGCATGCAAAAAATGTGGAAAAAAAATAATCCCTGTTCCCAAAGCCAATCATTCGTATACCAACCCTGAGGGAATTTCAAAAACTATGGTTGTCGAGTGTACAAATGCACAATGCAAAAAATCTGAATTTCA gtaTATAATTCCAATCAACGTACAAGATTGTACTGGAACCATTGGATTGACTCTTTTTGATAGGGAAGCAAGGAGGTTGTTAAATATAAGTGCCTACGAGTTGAAAAAGATACATGATGCG GCCAGAGACAGTGATGCCCTATTTCCAATGCAACTTAACGTGTTGAAAAACCGCAAATTTGGTTTTGTTGTAGATATTACAGAATACAATGTCAACAACTATAATAACATCTACACAGTTCTCAGAGTTACAGAAGATATGTCCATTGTTTTTGAATTGGAAAGTAAAATAGAACTTATG AGTATTCAATCTGTCTCCTtaaatcaagttgctttggaatCCGATGATGTTGTACAGCCTATTCAAAag gatGTGATCTCACAAACAGACGAAAGTTTTACACCCTCAACAGTTGATAAGTCAACCGCAACAAGTCCAAGCAAAATATCAGGTGATTTGAAGCACAACCTCCAAGAAATTTATGATGTTGATTTTGGAGATGATTTAAGTTCAACTAAGGCTAAAAGAAAGTCAACCGCAGAGGAAACTCCACTCTTGATTCCAAAAATGGAAAAGTGA